The Anabaena sp. PCC 7108 region GTTGCTATTTTAATTTTTGGAGCGAAGAAAATTCCTGAGTTTGGGAGAGTTTTGGGAAAGAGTTTGAGGAGTTTCCAAGAGGGAATGAAAAAGCCTGATGAAGATGATAATTCAGAACAATCATAATTATCTGAATCAGGATGTCCAGGATTTAAGGATTTACAGGATGAGAATTTTTTTTAAATCAACCTCATCTATTTTTTAATTGTCTGATAGCGAAGCGTGGCGTAGCCATATCAGAATTTACAGGATTTCAGGATTTACAGGATGATGCAGATTTTATTAATTACTCGTTATTAGTCTTATATATTTTTCCGAAATATAGGAAAATACTATTGAAACATCCTTTAAATGCTACCCTAACCCAACTCATGGGGAAATAAATATGACAGATCCAATTACAGCTATAACAGCCAGTGCGATCGCAAATCTAGCCTTCCAAGAATTTATTAAATCAGGATCTGGGGAACTTGCCAAGAAATTTACCACAGATGCGATCGCAAAAATGAACGAACTGCGGAAAACTATTTTAAATAAGCTGCGGGGTAAGTCTCTCAAGGTTGATGAAGCACTGACTAAAGCCGAAAAAGGAGATAGCACAGCTTTACCAACTATCACTAAATATCTAGATGTCGTCATGGAAGAAGACAGCGATTTTGCCGAACAGATCAAAAATATCGCACATCAAATCAATATCGGTAAAATTCAGGATAACAGTAGCATGACACAAAATAATTCTGACAATGCTAGAGGCTGGCAAACTAAAGTAGAAGGAGGCACAGCTTACATTGGGGAAATTCATATCAACGAGAAAAAAGACTCCTAGCAGGAATAATTTGACATGAAAGAAGCGATAGAACAATTATGTCAGATGGCTGTTGAGTTAATTCAGAGTCATCCTCAAGCTAGTCCTGAACAGTTAGCAAAAGACTTGCAGCAAGCCTTAAAAAGCGATTCAGAATTAGCAGCAAGTTTTCGTCAAAGCAATTATGGTAATGCTAAAGGCTTTCAGACATTTGTTACAGGTGGTACAGCCTATATTGGTGATAATTTTCATGTTGATAAAGAAACTTTACAAGCTGTTTTAGAAATTTTCCAGCAACAATACTTTCCTCAGATTCCCACACAACTAAAAGGAAACCCCTTCACACCACCACAACCCCGTGAGGGTGGATTGTTTGGACGTGAAGAAGAATTAACCCAACTCCATCAATTATTGCAAAGTGGTAAAAACGTTTGTGTTGTTTCTGGTATGGGTGGAGTTGGTAAAACTGGACTGGTGCGAGAATATGCCAATTTAACAGAATGTACATCATTCTTTACTGGTGGAGTTTATTATATTGATGCCAGAGATAGACAAAACATGGCTACGGAAATTATCGCTTTGACTAAATGGAGATTTAAAGCCGAGTTACCAGCAAATTTATCTACTCCACAAATGGTTAAGGCTTGTTGGCAACAATGGAAATATCAAACAGAAAATGTATTATTGATTTTTGATGATGTATCTGGTTTAGCTGATAATATCAAAACCTATTTACCACCAAAAGATTTAGTTTCCCTGCGGTTATTGATGACTTCACGGGAAAATCCTGAAACAGATATTATAGAAAAATTAGAACTAAAAGTATTATCAGAAGATGCCGCAAGAATTTTTTTAGGTTCAATTATTGGACAATCACGAATAGATGCAGAACTAGAACAAGCCAAACTGCTTTGTTATGAATTAGGGTATTTGCCTTTAGCTTTAGAACTGGTGGCATATTATTTAGATGATGAAGACTATCAGGAACTAACGCTAGAAAAAATGCGTGGTAAGTTACAAGAAAAAATTAAACACCCTTCATTGTCACCAGAAGAAGTACCGGGAGGAATGCAAGCACAAAGAGGTTTGCAAGCAGCATTTGATTTAAGTTGGGATGAATTGAAACCAGAAGCTAAACATCTCGCTTGTGTTTTGGGAGCATTTGCAGCTTCCCCCGTTTATTGGGGTTTTGTCACAGGTATTTATCAACTTTTGCAAGGTGAATCATTTAATGAGGATAATTTAAAAGACCGTTGGTTAAAATCACTCCGTAAGCTGCATCTGGTGATAACTGTTGGAGAAAATATTTACAATTTACATTTACTTATTCACGACTATTTTAGTGAACACCTCAAACAGCATTCTGACTATGACCAAATCAAACAAATATATTGTGATGTGTTTATTGACGTTGCTGGTAATGTTGATCAATCAAGCAATTTAGAAACATTCAATTTAATTGAAACACATCTCAAAAAGATGATTACTTGGTGTCAAGGCAATGAAAATACTCAACTTGCTTACAGTTTAAATCAATTAGCACTACTGTATGAATCACAAGGGCGGTACAACGATGCTGAACTTCTTTATTTACAATCTTTAAAAATCAGCAAATGCCAACGAGGTGCTGACCATCCCCTTGTCGCTTCCAGTCTCAACAATTTAGCAGGAATATATGAATCACAAGGACGGTATAATGATGCTGAACTTCTTTATTTGCAATCTTTAAAAATCAGAAAACTTCAATTAGATGCTAACCATCCCGATATTGCTACCAGTCTCAATAATTTGGCATTACTATATAAATTACAAGGAAATTACAACGATGCTGAACCTCTGTATTTACAATCTTTAGAAATCAGAAAACGCCAATTAGTTGCTGATCATTCTGATGTTGCACAAAGTCTCAATAATTTAGCAGAACTCTACACTTTACAAGGAAATTACAACGAAGCTGAACCTCTGTATTTACAATCTTTAGAAATCTGTAAACGCCAATTAGGTGCTGACCATCCCAATGTTGCTACCGGTCTCAATAATTTAGCAGAACTGTACAGGTTACAAGGACGGTATAACGAAGCTGAACCTCTTTATTTGCAATCTTCAGAAATCAGAAAACACCAATTAAGTCCTGACCATCCCGATGTTGCACAAAGTCTCAATAATTTGGCACTACTATATGAATCACAAGGACGTTACAACGAAGCTGAACCTCTTTTTTTGCAATCTTTAGAAATCTGGAAATGCCAATTAGGTGCTGACCATCCCGATGTTGCTACCAGTCTCAATAATTTAGCAGTGTTATATGAAACGGAAGGACGTTACAACGAAGCTGAAACTCTTTTTTTGCAATCTTTAGATATCAGAAAACGCCAATTAAGTCCTGACCATCCTGATGTTGCTGACAGTCTCAATAATTTGGCAGAATTGTACAGGTTACAAGGACGTTACAACGAAGCTGAAACTCTTTTTTTGCAATCTTTAGAAATCAAAAAACGCCAACTAGGTACTGAGCATCCCTCTGTAGCTACCAGTCTCAATAATTTGGCATTACTTTATTATTTACAAGGACGTTACAACGAAGCTGAACCTCTTTATTTAGAATCTTTAGAAATCAAAAAACGCCAACTAGGTGCTGACCATCCCTCTGTAGCTACCAGTCTCAATAATTTAGCAGAATTGTATAGAAATCAAGGACGTTACAACGAAGCTGAACCTCTTTGGTTACAATCTTTAGAAATTTGGAAACGCCAATTAGGTGCTGACCATCCTTATGTCGCACAAAGTTTCAATAATTTGGCAGAATTGTATAGAAATCAAGGACGTTACAACGAAGCTGAACCTCTTTATTTGCAATCTTTAGAAATCTGGAAACGCCTATTAGGTGCTGACCATCCCTCTGTTGCTACCAGTCTCAATAATTTGGCATTGTTGTATGAAGCGCAAGGTAAATACTCAGAAGCTGAAGATTTAGCTCAACAAGCATTGGTAATATATAAAACAAGATTAGGCAATGAACACCCTAATACGCAAAACGCAGCAGTTACAGTAAAGTTGCTATATGTAATGAGACTTTTGGGTTGCAATAAGGAAACATTGATTGATATTCTCAAAGCACTTGTACAACAAGCAAATCTTCCCGCACTTAATAATGAAACAGCGTTAACCTTGCTAGAAATGATAGAAAGCAATCCTCAGCTATTGTCATCTATTCGAGAGTTTTTGCAACAGTAAACAGAAGCATCTGATGGCAATACATAAATTATCTTTCTTTACAAAAAGTGTTAATCTGAAAATAACAGGAGGAAAGTATATGACTATAAAAGAGCAATTGATTCATGAAATTGAGCAAGCGCCAGAAAATGTAGTTTCTCAACTACTCAATTTTTTACATCTTCTCCAACTTCAACCACAATTATCTTCCTCAATCACTGAAACAGATGAAAACCTTTTAAATTGCATTGACGGTTTCATGGTCATTAAAGCACAAGGTTCTTTACCGGATATTGATTGGGTTTCATTTGTCCGTGAAGAAAGAATCAACGACCTCACATC contains the following coding sequences:
- a CDS encoding tetratricopeptide repeat protein; this encodes MKEAIEQLCQMAVELIQSHPQASPEQLAKDLQQALKSDSELAASFRQSNYGNAKGFQTFVTGGTAYIGDNFHVDKETLQAVLEIFQQQYFPQIPTQLKGNPFTPPQPREGGLFGREEELTQLHQLLQSGKNVCVVSGMGGVGKTGLVREYANLTECTSFFTGGVYYIDARDRQNMATEIIALTKWRFKAELPANLSTPQMVKACWQQWKYQTENVLLIFDDVSGLADNIKTYLPPKDLVSLRLLMTSRENPETDIIEKLELKVLSEDAARIFLGSIIGQSRIDAELEQAKLLCYELGYLPLALELVAYYLDDEDYQELTLEKMRGKLQEKIKHPSLSPEEVPGGMQAQRGLQAAFDLSWDELKPEAKHLACVLGAFAASPVYWGFVTGIYQLLQGESFNEDNLKDRWLKSLRKLHLVITVGENIYNLHLLIHDYFSEHLKQHSDYDQIKQIYCDVFIDVAGNVDQSSNLETFNLIETHLKKMITWCQGNENTQLAYSLNQLALLYESQGRYNDAELLYLQSLKISKCQRGADHPLVASSLNNLAGIYESQGRYNDAELLYLQSLKIRKLQLDANHPDIATSLNNLALLYKLQGNYNDAEPLYLQSLEIRKRQLVADHSDVAQSLNNLAELYTLQGNYNEAEPLYLQSLEICKRQLGADHPNVATGLNNLAELYRLQGRYNEAEPLYLQSSEIRKHQLSPDHPDVAQSLNNLALLYESQGRYNEAEPLFLQSLEIWKCQLGADHPDVATSLNNLAVLYETEGRYNEAETLFLQSLDIRKRQLSPDHPDVADSLNNLAELYRLQGRYNEAETLFLQSLEIKKRQLGTEHPSVATSLNNLALLYYLQGRYNEAEPLYLESLEIKKRQLGADHPSVATSLNNLAELYRNQGRYNEAEPLWLQSLEIWKRQLGADHPYVAQSFNNLAELYRNQGRYNEAEPLYLQSLEIWKRLLGADHPSVATSLNNLALLYEAQGKYSEAEDLAQQALVIYKTRLGNEHPNTQNAAVTVKLLYVMRLLGCNKETLIDILKALVQQANLPALNNETALTLLEMIESNPQLLSSIREFLQQ
- the tatA gene encoding twin-arginine translocase TatA/TatE family subunit — protein: MFGLGWPEVVIIAVVAILIFGAKKIPEFGRVLGKSLRSFQEGMKKPDEDDNSEQS